In the genome of Mycobacterium kansasii ATCC 12478, one region contains:
- a CDS encoding DUF881 domain-containing protein produces MTDERRSPWRFGVPLVCLLAGLLLAATHGVSGGAEIRRSDAPRLVDLVRHAQSSVNRLDAQRDALTKQIETAHIPSSDTALAAMLRRAAELAGEAGMNPVHGPGVVVTLNDAQRDAHGRFPRDASPDDLVVHQQDIDAVFNAVWSAGAEAIQMQDQRIIASSVVRCVGNTLLLNGRTYSPPYTITAIGNPAAMQAALAAAPLVTLYKQYVVRFGLGYHEEVKSDVQVVGHSEPVRMHFAQPLGPVGY; encoded by the coding sequence ATGACCGATGAGCGCCGCTCGCCGTGGCGTTTCGGCGTTCCGCTGGTGTGCCTGCTCGCCGGCTTGTTGCTGGCCGCGACGCACGGGGTTTCCGGCGGTGCGGAGATTCGCCGCAGCGACGCGCCGCGGCTCGTCGATCTCGTCCGCCACGCCCAGTCGTCGGTGAACCGGCTGGATGCCCAGCGGGACGCGCTGACCAAACAGATCGAGACGGCACACATTCCGTCGTCGGATACCGCATTGGCGGCGATGCTCAGGCGGGCCGCCGAGCTGGCCGGTGAGGCGGGTATGAACCCGGTCCACGGCCCCGGCGTGGTGGTGACGCTCAACGACGCGCAGCGCGACGCCCATGGCCGCTTTCCCCGCGACGCCTCCCCTGACGACCTGGTGGTGCACCAGCAGGACATCGATGCCGTCTTCAACGCGGTGTGGAGCGCGGGCGCCGAGGCGATCCAGATGCAAGACCAGCGCATCATCGCGAGCTCGGTGGTGCGTTGCGTCGGCAACACGTTGCTGCTCAACGGACGCACTTACAGCCCGCCGTACACGATCACCGCGATCGGCAATCCCGCCGCCATGCAGGCAGCCTTGGCCGCGGCTCCGCTGGTGACCCTCTACAAGCAGTACGTGGTCCGGTTCGGATTGGGGTACCACGAAGAAGTCAAGTCCGACGTGCAGGTCGTCGGACATTCCGAACCGGTCCGGATGCATTTCGCGCAGCCGCTGGGGCCAGTGGGTTACTGA
- a CDS encoding aminodeoxychorismate/anthranilate synthase component II, which yields MRILVVDNYDSFVFNLVQYLGQLGVEAEVWRNDDVRLADETAVAGQFDGVLLSPGPGTPERAGASVSMVEACAAARTPLLGVCLGHQAIGVAFGATVDRAPELLHGKTSSVYHTNVGVLQGLPDPFTATRYHSLTILPESLPAELEVTAHTRNGVIMGVRHRELPIHGVQFHPESILTEGGHRMLANWLTYCGWARNDTLVRRLENEVLTAVRPHLPPAAAGTAGTTDRTSA from the coding sequence ATGCGGATTCTGGTCGTCGACAACTACGACAGCTTCGTGTTCAACCTGGTCCAGTACCTGGGCCAATTGGGCGTCGAGGCCGAAGTGTGGCGCAACGACGATGTCCGGCTCGCCGACGAGACCGCCGTCGCCGGGCAATTCGACGGTGTGCTGCTCAGTCCCGGCCCCGGCACGCCCGAACGCGCGGGGGCATCGGTGAGCATGGTCGAGGCGTGCGCCGCGGCGCGAACCCCGCTGCTGGGCGTGTGCCTGGGACACCAGGCCATCGGCGTGGCGTTCGGGGCCACCGTCGACCGCGCGCCCGAGTTGCTGCATGGCAAGACCAGCAGCGTCTACCACACGAATGTCGGTGTACTGCAAGGACTTCCGGACCCATTCACGGCAACCCGGTATCACTCGCTGACCATCCTGCCGGAGTCGCTACCGGCCGAGCTGGAGGTCACCGCCCATACCCGCAACGGGGTGATCATGGGCGTGCGGCACCGCGAGTTGCCGATTCACGGTGTCCAGTTCCATCCGGAGTCGATCCTGACCGAGGGCGGACACCGGATGCTGGCCAACTGGCTGACCTATTGCGGCTGGGCGCGCAACGACACGTTGGTGCGCCGGCTGGAAAACGAAGTGCTCACCGCCGTCCGGCCGCACCTGCCGCCCGCAGCGGCCGGCACAGCCGGGACTACTGACCGAACTTCAGCGTGA
- the pknB gene encoding Stk1 family PASTA domain-containing Ser/Thr kinase, producing the protein MTTPRHLSDRYELGDILGFGGMSEVHLARDLRLHRDVAVKVLRADLARDPSFYLRFRREAQNAAALNHPAIVAVYDTGEAETSAGPLPYIVMEYVDGVTLRDIVHTEGPMPPKRAIEVIADACQALNFSHQNGIIHRDVKPANIMISSTNAVKVMDFGIARAIADSGNSVTQTAAVIGTAQYLSPEQARGDAVDARSDVYSLGCVLYEILTGEPPFTGDSPVAVAYQHVREDPIPPSERHEGISADLDAVVLKALAKNPENRYQTAAEMRADLVRVHNGEPPEAPKVLSGAERRSLLAATPGHPAGPRTDPLPRQVLDHTDRDRTTPSVGRWVAVVAVLAVLTIAVTIAINTFGGNTRKVQVPDVRGQASADAIAALQNRGFKTRTLQKPDSTIPPDHVIGTDPGANTSVGAGADITINVSTGPEQRELPDVSSLTYAEAVKKLTAAGFSKFKQAASPSSPEMAGKVIGTNPPANQTSAITNVITIIVGSGPEAKQIPDVAGQTVDLAQKNLNVYGFTKFSQAQVDSPKPAGDVVGTNPPAGTTVPVDSVIELQVSRGNQFVMPDLSGMFWTDAEPRLRALGWTGVLDKGPDVDAGGSQHNRVVYQSPPAGSGVNRDGIITLKFGQ; encoded by the coding sequence ATGACCACCCCTCGGCACCTGTCCGATCGCTATGAACTGGGCGACATCCTCGGCTTCGGGGGAATGTCCGAAGTTCACCTGGCCCGCGATCTGCGTCTGCACCGGGACGTGGCGGTGAAGGTGCTGCGCGCCGATCTAGCCCGCGACCCCAGCTTTTACCTGCGCTTCCGGCGGGAGGCACAAAACGCGGCGGCGCTGAACCACCCGGCGATCGTGGCGGTGTACGACACCGGCGAAGCCGAAACATCCGCCGGTCCGTTGCCCTACATCGTCATGGAGTATGTCGACGGCGTCACCCTACGTGACATCGTGCACACCGAAGGCCCGATGCCGCCGAAGCGGGCCATCGAGGTGATCGCCGATGCTTGCCAGGCGCTGAACTTCAGCCACCAAAACGGCATCATCCATCGTGACGTAAAGCCGGCCAACATCATGATCAGCTCGACCAATGCGGTTAAGGTGATGGACTTCGGCATTGCCAGGGCGATCGCCGACAGCGGCAACAGCGTCACCCAGACGGCCGCGGTAATCGGGACGGCGCAATATCTGTCCCCCGAACAGGCTCGCGGTGATGCGGTCGATGCGCGATCCGATGTCTATTCGTTGGGATGTGTGCTGTACGAAATCCTCACCGGCGAACCGCCGTTCACCGGTGACTCGCCGGTGGCGGTGGCCTACCAGCACGTCCGCGAAGACCCCATCCCGCCCTCGGAACGCCATGAGGGCATCTCCGCCGACCTGGACGCCGTCGTCCTCAAGGCGCTGGCCAAGAACCCGGAAAACCGTTACCAGACCGCCGCGGAAATGCGGGCCGACCTGGTCCGGGTGCACAACGGTGAGCCACCGGAGGCACCCAAGGTGCTCAGCGGCGCCGAGCGACGCTCGTTGCTGGCGGCCACACCCGGACATCCCGCCGGTCCGCGCACCGATCCGCTGCCTCGCCAGGTCCTCGACCACACCGATCGTGACCGCACCACCCCCTCGGTGGGCCGCTGGGTCGCCGTGGTCGCGGTGCTGGCGGTGCTGACGATCGCCGTCACGATCGCCATCAACACCTTCGGCGGCAACACCCGCAAGGTCCAGGTGCCCGACGTGCGTGGCCAAGCCTCCGCCGACGCCATAGCCGCGCTGCAAAACCGCGGCTTCAAAACCCGCACGCTGCAGAAACCCGACTCGACGATCCCGCCCGACCACGTCATCGGGACCGACCCGGGCGCCAACACCTCGGTGGGTGCGGGGGCCGACATCACCATCAACGTCTCCACCGGACCCGAGCAGCGTGAGCTGCCCGATGTCTCGTCGCTGACCTATGCCGAAGCGGTCAAGAAGCTGACCGCCGCCGGGTTCAGCAAATTCAAGCAGGCCGCTTCGCCCTCCTCGCCGGAGATGGCGGGCAAGGTCATCGGGACCAACCCGCCGGCCAACCAGACCTCGGCGATCACCAACGTGATCACGATCATCGTCGGCTCCGGGCCCGAGGCCAAACAGATTCCCGACGTCGCGGGTCAGACGGTCGACCTGGCGCAGAAGAACCTCAACGTGTACGGCTTCACCAAGTTCAGTCAAGCGCAGGTGGACAGCCCGAAGCCGGCGGGTGACGTGGTCGGCACCAACCCACCCGCGGGCACCACCGTTCCGGTCGATTCGGTGATCGAACTACAAGTGTCCAGGGGCAACCAATTCGTCATGCCCGACCTGTCCGGGATGTTTTGGACCGACGCCGAACCGCGGCTGCGCGCGCTGGGCTGGACCGGGGTGCTGGACAAGGGGCCCGACGTCGACGCCGGCGGATCCCAGCACAACCGGGTCGTCTACCAGAGTCCGCCCGCCGGTTCCGGCGTCAACCGGGACGGCATCATCACGCTGAAGTTCGGTCAGTAG
- a CDS encoding serine/threonine-protein kinase — translation MSPRVGMTLSGRYRLQRLIATGGMGQVWEAVDSRLGRRVAVKVLKNEFSSDPEFIERFRAEARTTAMLNHPGIAAVHDYGESQMDGEGRTAYLVMELVNGEPLNSVLKRTGRLSLRHALDMLEQTGRALQVAHAAGLVHRDVKPGNILITPTGQVKITDFGIAKAVDAAPVTQTGMVMGTAQYIAPEQALGHDATPASDVYSLGVVGYEAVSGKRPFTGDGALTVAMKHIKEPPPPLPAELPPNVRELIEITLVKNPQMRYRSGGPFADAVAAVRAGRRPPRPSQSPPPGRAAPAAIPSSAPARIAGNPTSRATAPRRSRPATGGNRPPARRTFSSGQRALLWAAGVLGALAIIIAVLIVINSRGDNQPQLPPPTVTDTGSPPASQTPTGRGLRLGGTGFGPFDDAGHDGSQWGRFQPPGASRADQLGRTVALRPTHHASLDRYETSR, via the coding sequence ATGAGTCCCCGAGTTGGTATGACGCTGTCCGGCCGCTACCGCCTGCAGCGGCTCATCGCCACCGGCGGCATGGGGCAGGTCTGGGAAGCGGTCGACAGCCGGCTGGGTCGGCGGGTGGCCGTCAAGGTGCTCAAGAACGAGTTCTCATCCGATCCGGAGTTCATCGAACGGTTCCGGGCCGAGGCCCGTACCACGGCCATGCTGAACCACCCGGGGATCGCGGCCGTGCACGACTACGGCGAGAGCCAGATGGACGGCGAGGGTCGCACCGCTTACCTGGTGATGGAGCTGGTCAACGGGGAGCCGCTGAATTCGGTGCTCAAGCGCACCGGCCGGCTGTCACTGCGGCATGCGCTCGACATGCTCGAGCAGACCGGCCGCGCTCTTCAGGTTGCGCACGCGGCCGGGCTGGTGCACCGCGACGTCAAGCCGGGCAACATCTTGATCACGCCCACCGGCCAGGTGAAGATCACGGACTTCGGGATCGCCAAGGCCGTCGACGCGGCGCCGGTGACGCAGACCGGAATGGTGATGGGCACCGCCCAATACATCGCACCCGAACAAGCTCTGGGTCACGACGCGACCCCGGCCAGTGACGTATATTCGTTGGGAGTTGTTGGCTACGAAGCGGTTTCGGGTAAACGGCCGTTCACCGGTGACGGCGCCCTGACGGTGGCAATGAAGCACATCAAGGAACCGCCGCCGCCACTGCCCGCCGAACTGCCGCCCAATGTGCGAGAACTTATCGAGATCACGCTGGTGAAAAACCCCCAGATGCGCTATCGCAGTGGGGGACCGTTCGCCGACGCCGTCGCTGCGGTGCGGGCCGGCCGGCGACCGCCGCGGCCCAGCCAGTCACCGCCGCCCGGGCGGGCCGCGCCGGCAGCGATTCCGTCTAGCGCGCCGGCCCGGATCGCGGGCAACCCCACCAGCCGGGCCACGGCCCCGCGTCGCTCCCGGCCGGCGACCGGAGGAAACCGGCCACCCGCGCGGCGTACGTTCTCGTCGGGCCAGCGGGCGCTGTTGTGGGCTGCCGGCGTCCTCGGGGCGCTGGCCATCATCATCGCGGTGCTCATCGTCATCAATTCGCGTGGCGACAACCAGCCGCAGCTACCGCCCCCGACCGTGACCGACACCGGAAGCCCGCCGGCCAGCCAGACGCCCACCGGTCGGGGTTTGCGACTCGGTGGGACGGGTTTCGGCCCGTTCGACGATGCCGGCCATGACGGCTCCCAGTGGGGGCGCTTCCAGCCGCCGGGGGCGAGCCGGGCAGACCAACTCGGCCGGACTGTCGCGCTGCGGCCGACTCACCATGCGTCGCTGGACCGATACGAGACATCGCGATGA
- the pbpA gene encoding D,D-transpeptidase PbpA, with product MNASLRRISVTVMALIVLLLLNATMTQVFTADGLRADPRNQRVLLDEYSRQRGQITAGGQLLAYSVATDSRFRFLRVYPNPEVYAPVTGFYSLRYSSTGLERAEDPLLNGSDERLFGRRLADFFTGRDPRGGNVDTTINPRVQQAGWDAMQQGCGGPCKGAVVALEPSTGKILALVSSPSYDPNLLASHDPEVQAQAWQRLRDNPDSPLTNRAIAETYPPGSTFKVITTAAALQAGATDTEQLTAAAEIPLPGSTATLENYGGTTCGAEPTVSLSVAFAKSCNTAFVQLGMLTGAAALRSTAQAFGLDTSPDPIPLQVAESTIGPIADTAALGMTSIGQKDVALTPLQNAEVAATIANGGITMRPYLVDNLRGPDLANISTTAPYQQRRAVSPQVAAKLTELMVGAEKVTQQKGAIPGVQIASKTGTAEHGTDPRHTPPHAWYIAFAPAQAPRVAIAVFVENGGDRLSATGGALAAPIGRAVIEAALQGGP from the coding sequence ATGAACGCCTCTCTGCGCCGGATCTCGGTGACCGTGATGGCGTTGATCGTGCTACTGCTGCTCAACGCCACGATGACGCAGGTCTTCACCGCCGACGGGTTGCGCGCCGATCCGCGTAATCAGCGGGTCCTGCTCGACGAGTACTCGCGCCAGCGCGGCCAGATCACCGCGGGCGGGCAACTACTGGCCTACTCGGTGGCCACCGACAGCCGCTTCCGTTTCCTGCGGGTCTATCCCAACCCCGAGGTGTACGCGCCGGTCACCGGCTTCTACTCGCTGCGTTATTCCAGTACCGGTCTGGAACGCGCCGAGGACCCGCTGCTGAATGGGTCGGACGAGCGGTTGTTCGGCCGCCGACTGGCCGACTTCTTCACCGGGCGCGACCCGCGCGGCGGCAATGTCGACACCACTATCAACCCCCGCGTCCAACAGGCCGGCTGGGACGCGATGCAACAGGGCTGCGGCGGTCCCTGCAAAGGCGCGGTGGTGGCGCTGGAGCCGTCGACCGGCAAGATCCTGGCGCTGGTGTCGTCGCCGTCCTATGACCCCAACCTGCTCGCGTCGCACGATCCCGAGGTCCAGGCCCAAGCCTGGCAGCGGCTTCGCGACAACCCCGACTCGCCGCTGACCAACCGCGCCATCGCCGAAACGTACCCGCCGGGTTCCACCTTCAAAGTGATCACCACCGCGGCCGCGCTACAGGCCGGAGCCACCGACACCGAGCAGCTGACCGCCGCCGCCGAGATCCCGCTGCCCGGAAGCACGGCGACATTGGAGAACTACGGCGGCACGACGTGCGGCGCCGAGCCGACCGTGTCGCTGAGCGTGGCATTCGCCAAGTCGTGCAACACCGCATTCGTCCAGTTGGGCATGCTTACCGGCGCAGCCGCGCTGCGCAGCACGGCGCAGGCGTTCGGCCTGGACACTTCACCGGACCCGATACCGCTGCAGGTGGCCGAGTCGACCATCGGCCCGATCGCCGATACCGCCGCATTGGGTATGACCAGTATCGGGCAGAAGGACGTCGCCCTGACCCCACTGCAGAACGCCGAGGTCGCGGCGACCATCGCCAACGGCGGGATCACCATGCGGCCCTACCTGGTGGACAACCTCCGCGGGCCCGACCTGGCCAACATCAGCACCACTGCGCCATATCAGCAGCGGCGCGCGGTGTCGCCGCAGGTCGCCGCTAAGCTAACAGAGCTGATGGTCGGCGCCGAGAAAGTCACACAGCAGAAAGGGGCCATCCCCGGCGTGCAGATCGCATCCAAGACGGGTACCGCAGAGCACGGCACAGACCCCCGTCATACTCCGCCCCATGCGTGGTACATCGCCTTCGCGCCGGCACAGGCGCCGAGGGTTGCCATCGCGGTGTTTGTGGAGAACGGGGGCGATCGTCTGTCCGCGACCGGTGGCGCGCTGGCCGCACCGATCGGACGGGCCGTGATCGAGGCTGCGCTGCAGGGGGGCCCATGA
- a CDS encoding FtsW/RodA/SpoVE family cell cycle protein: MTAPLQAPVTVTPPLPTRRNAELVLLCFAAVITVAALLIVEANQDRSLHWDLASYGLAFLTLFGFAHLAIRRSAPFTDPLLLPVVALLNGLGLVMIHRLDLVDDEVGHHNHPSANQQMLWTLVGVTSFALVVTFLKDHRQLARYGYTCGFAGLVMLAIPALLPARLSEQGGAKIWIRLPGFSIQPAEFSKILLLIFFSAVLVAKRRLFTSAGKHLMGMNLPRPRDLAPLLAAWAISVGVMVFEKDLGTSLLLYASFLVVVYLATQKFSWVVIGLALFAAGSVVAYFVFSHVRVRVQTWWDPFADPEGSGFQMVQSLFSFATGGIFGTGLGNGQPDTVPAASTDFIIAAFGEELGLVGLAAILMLYTIVIIRGLRTAIATRDSFGKLLAAGLASTLAIQLFIVVGGVTKLIPLTGLTTPWMSYGGSSLLANYVLLAILARISHGARRPLRTRARNTTPIAAAGTEVIERV, from the coding sequence ATGACGGCACCGCTGCAGGCGCCGGTGACGGTGACGCCCCCGTTGCCGACCCGGCGCAACGCCGAACTGGTGCTGTTGTGCTTCGCCGCGGTGATCACCGTCGCCGCGCTGCTGATCGTGGAAGCCAACCAAGATCGCAGCCTCCATTGGGATTTGGCCAGCTACGGGCTGGCCTTCCTGACGCTGTTCGGCTTCGCGCACCTGGCTATCAGGCGCTCCGCCCCGTTCACCGACCCCCTGCTGCTGCCGGTGGTGGCGCTGCTCAACGGGCTGGGCCTGGTGATGATCCACCGCCTCGACCTCGTCGACGACGAAGTCGGCCACCACAATCATCCCAGCGCGAACCAGCAGATGCTGTGGACCCTTGTCGGCGTGACTTCGTTCGCGCTGGTGGTGACCTTTCTCAAGGATCACCGCCAGCTCGCCCGCTACGGCTACACCTGCGGGTTCGCCGGTCTGGTCATGCTCGCAATACCCGCACTGCTCCCCGCACGTTTGTCCGAGCAGGGCGGCGCGAAAATCTGGATTCGCCTGCCCGGCTTCTCGATTCAGCCGGCCGAATTCTCCAAGATTTTGCTGCTGATCTTTTTTTCCGCGGTGCTGGTCGCCAAGCGCCGGCTGTTCACCAGTGCCGGTAAGCACCTGATGGGCATGAACCTGCCGCGTCCGCGGGACCTTGCGCCACTGTTGGCGGCCTGGGCGATCTCGGTGGGTGTCATGGTCTTCGAGAAGGACCTCGGCACGTCGCTGCTGCTGTATGCGTCGTTTCTGGTGGTCGTCTACCTGGCCACCCAGAAGTTCAGCTGGGTCGTCATCGGTCTGGCCCTGTTCGCGGCGGGCAGCGTCGTGGCGTACTTCGTCTTCAGCCACGTCCGGGTCCGGGTGCAGACCTGGTGGGATCCGTTCGCCGACCCCGAGGGCAGCGGCTTCCAGATGGTGCAATCGCTGTTCAGCTTCGCCACCGGCGGCATCTTCGGCACCGGACTGGGCAACGGTCAACCCGATACCGTGCCCGCGGCATCGACGGACTTCATCATCGCCGCCTTCGGCGAGGAACTCGGGTTGGTCGGTCTGGCCGCCATTTTGATGCTGTACACAATCGTCATCATCCGTGGCCTGCGCACCGCGATCGCCACCCGCGACAGCTTCGGCAAACTGCTGGCCGCGGGTCTGGCATCGACGCTGGCCATCCAGCTGTTCATCGTGGTCGGCGGCGTCACCAAGCTCATTCCGCTGACCGGGCTGACCACACCGTGGATGTCCTACGGTGGGTCGTCGCTGCTGGCCAACTATGTGCTGCTGGCCATACTGGCGCGCATCTCACACGGGGCCCGACGTCCGCTGCGCACCCGCGCCCGAAATACGACGCCGATCGCGGCGGCCGGTACCGAGGTGATCGAGCGGGTATGA
- a CDS encoding PP2C family protein-serine/threonine phosphatase: protein MTLVLRYAARSDRGLVRANNEDSVYAGARLLALADGMGGHAAGEVASQLVIAALAHLDDDEPGGDLLGKLEAAVRAGNSAIAAQVEMEPDLEGMGTTLTAILFDGNRLGLVHIGDSRGYLLRDGELTQITKDDTFVQTLVDEGRITAEEAHSHPQRSLIMRALTGHEVEPTLTMREVRAGDRYLLCSDGLSDPVSDETIHEALKIPDVAESAYRLIELALRGGGPDNVTVVVADVVDYEYGQTQPILAGAVSGDDDQLTLPNTAAGRASAITPRKEAVKRVPPSAETFHRHRWSRRRIMLVAVLAAVLVVAALFIGRAIIRNNYYVAEYHGTVSIMRGIQGSLLGMPLHEPYLLGCLNARNDLSQISYGQSLDHLDCHLMKLEDLRPSERAQVQAGLPTGSLDGAITQLRELAANSLLPPCPPPRATSPPESPPGPLTPTTASGTPEPSVTSSPASPTTTSSAGAPPTTSGSAGPNHASTSPTAPTSPSTTSPPVTALPPPPPQPGIDCRAAA, encoded by the coding sequence GTGACCCTGGTCCTGCGATATGCGGCCCGCAGCGATCGCGGCCTGGTACGCGCCAACAACGAAGACTCCGTCTACGCCGGCGCGCGGCTGCTGGCGCTGGCCGACGGCATGGGGGGTCACGCCGCCGGCGAAGTGGCATCCCAACTGGTCATCGCCGCGCTGGCCCATCTCGACGACGACGAGCCCGGTGGTGACCTGCTCGGCAAGCTCGAGGCCGCGGTTCGCGCCGGCAACTCGGCCATCGCCGCCCAGGTCGAGATGGAGCCCGACCTCGAGGGCATGGGGACCACCCTCACCGCGATCCTCTTCGACGGCAACCGGCTCGGTCTGGTGCACATCGGTGACTCCCGCGGCTATCTGTTGCGCGACGGTGAGCTGACCCAGATCACCAAGGACGACACGTTCGTCCAAACCCTGGTCGACGAGGGCCGGATCACCGCGGAAGAGGCACACAGCCACCCCCAGCGATCCCTGATCATGCGGGCGTTGACCGGTCACGAGGTCGAACCCACCCTGACCATGCGCGAAGTCCGGGCCGGTGACCGCTACCTACTGTGCTCGGACGGGCTGTCCGACCCGGTGAGCGACGAGACCATCCACGAGGCCCTGAAGATCCCCGACGTCGCCGAAAGCGCCTACCGCCTTATCGAACTCGCGCTGCGCGGTGGCGGCCCGGACAACGTGACCGTCGTGGTGGCCGACGTCGTCGACTACGAGTACGGGCAGACCCAGCCGATTCTGGCCGGAGCGGTATCCGGTGACGACGACCAACTGACGCTGCCGAACACGGCCGCGGGACGAGCCTCTGCGATAACCCCCCGCAAAGAAGCCGTCAAGCGGGTTCCGCCGTCGGCCGAGACTTTCCATCGGCATCGGTGGTCGCGTAGGCGGATCATGCTTGTCGCCGTCCTGGCGGCGGTCCTGGTTGTCGCGGCGCTGTTCATCGGTCGCGCGATCATCCGCAACAACTATTACGTCGCCGAATACCACGGCACGGTGTCGATCATGCGCGGGATCCAAGGGTCCCTGTTGGGCATGCCCCTGCACGAGCCGTACCTGCTGGGTTGTTTGAACGCACGCAATGACCTGTCCCAGATCAGCTACGGCCAATCCCTGGACCACCTCGACTGCCACCTGATGAAATTGGAGGATCTGCGCCCGTCCGAACGCGCGCAAGTGCAGGCCGGACTTCCGACCGGCTCCCTGGACGGCGCCATCACTCAGCTGCGTGAACTGGCCGCCAATTCCCTGCTGCCACCGTGTCCGCCGCCGCGCGCGACGTCGCCGCCCGAGTCGCCGCCCGGGCCACTTACCCCGACCACCGCCAGCGGCACCCCCGAACCGAGCGTCACATCCTCGCCAGCATCCCCAACCACCACTTCCTCCGCCGGGGCCCCACCCACCACTTCCGGAAGCGCCGGCCCCAACCACGCGAGCACTTCGCCGACAGCGCCCACGTCACCGTCAACGACATCGCCGCCCGTGACCGCACTTCCGCCACCTCCTCCGCAGCCAGGCATTGACTGCCGGGCGGCGGCATGA
- a CDS encoding FHA domain-containing protein FhaB/FipA: protein MQGLVLQLTRAGFLMLLWLFIWSVLRVLRTDIYAPTGAVMVRRGLALRGTLLPSRQRRQTARYLVVTEGALAGARITLSGQPVLIGRADDSTLVLTDDYASTRHARLSQRGSEWYVEDLGSTNGTYLDRAKVTTAVRVPIGVPVRIGKTAIELRP, encoded by the coding sequence ATGCAGGGGTTAGTACTGCAACTGACGCGTGCCGGCTTCTTAATGCTGCTATGGCTGTTCATCTGGTCGGTGCTGCGGGTGCTGCGCACCGACATCTACGCACCCACCGGCGCCGTGATGGTGCGCCGCGGGCTGGCGTTGCGCGGCACGCTACTACCGTCGCGCCAGCGCAGGCAGACGGCCCGCTACCTCGTCGTGACCGAGGGCGCGCTGGCGGGCGCGCGTATCACGTTGAGCGGACAGCCGGTGTTGATCGGGCGCGCCGACGACTCCACCCTGGTGTTGACCGACGACTACGCCTCGACACGGCACGCACGGCTCTCTCAGCGGGGATCGGAATGGTACGTCGAGGACTTAGGATCGACCAACGGCACTTACCTTGACAGGGCAAAGGTGACGACTGCGGTACGAGTTCCGATTGGGGTGCCGGTTCGGATCGGCAAGACGGCAATCGAGTTGCGCCCGTGA